agcttgatgatgttttcttgtaggaaatccacactcAAGGGGTTAAGTGACCTACAGGTTCTAAATAACTCGTGATTAGACAAAATACATATCCTTAGACCTGCCATATCCTCCTAATCCCCGTCGTATCCTCTCCCCATCCTGCAGGACTCACCAGGGTGGCCGAATTTGTCCTTCAGTACGCCGTCGGGAGCGAAGCGCAGGACCCGGGCGTTGCAGTAGCCGTCCGCCACGAAGAAGTCGCCGGAGGAGGCCACAGCGACGCTGGTGGGCTTGCAGAAGTGGGTGTTGTCGCTGCCGGGAACGCGCGGCTCGCCCAGGATCAGCTCAGGCTCCTCGCCGCCTGGAGGGAACTGTgggagagggacgaagggaaaatatgaatgagtgagggagagagggagggatggatgttatgggagacatttttttttttttttacagcacaggcataaaaaaaaaggtaaaaaatgtgaaaaaaagtccgctactcactgctcctaaaaagacttagaggagtggccgaaagataggtcacttCGATACGAGTTGCTGTGGCTGTTGATATACTGATGTTGTTGCGGAGAATTGAGCTTTTGCATAACCAAATTAGTTAACGAGAATAGTCATGTTCACGTGACTGGTAATTCCTATATTTAGCTGTAAGGCAAAGATAGGTAGGGGGCAtgtgtaatggtgtgtgtgtgtgtgtgtctgtgtgtgctgcctcccggaactccttcttggtttacttggacggtttcctctagagtccgggttgatgggtggtcttcaggatagcatgtgggtagttttaagccactcggcggtgactgaaaaatccgaggtggtagcgtggggattcgaacccgcgtcgtccatcatgcggtgaatgtgggcccagcacgctaccactcacccaccgcctaccctaccctCCTGTCACATTGCTTCGGTAAGGTCAGGATTTGGGGTACTGAACAAGCTGCCTCCTATCTATCTGCGCCTTACATCCCTCAGTCGGCCAGTCATCCTCCGTggcacaaccgagagagcccaggttcgattcccgggcggagtggaaaaatttgggcggcttttccgatacccgacgcccctgtccacccagcagtgaatgggtaccaggtattaatggAGGAATGTGTCCCGtgtcctgggatctgttcccttctataattccttccccttctgtctctccggcatatgaccacagatgttgcaccgactaaacttCGTGACACCCCTTACCTTAAACACCTGGTGAAGGCCCACGTCCGTCAGCCAGGTGTTGCCTCGCTGGTCCACCGTCAGGCCGTGGGGCAGCAGGAAGTGGCCGGCGCCCCAGGATCGCACCACCGCGCCAGACTCCGggtccagcaccagcaccacgtCCTCCCCCAGGGGCCCGTCCTCGCCCTGGTAGTGGTGGGTCACGTTGAACGTCCTGAGGAAGCACCAAAtcagtattcttagacgcttctcGACTCTCATAGCAATTATTTTTGAAGCTCACGAAGAATATTAGCcgcgggttctcatgagtttatCGCGTTCATGATGCATAcgccttttcaaactatcactaggttcataaaactattCCCAGTGAAGTTCCcacaacctttacgaaagccttaGCATATGTGGGTGTTTTTCGCGTACATGATGCATCCACCTTTTCAAACcctcactaggttcataaaattATACCC
This portion of the Eriocheir sinensis breed Jianghai 21 unplaced genomic scaffold, ASM2467909v1 Scaffold554, whole genome shotgun sequence genome encodes:
- the LOC126993082 gene encoding peptidyl-alpha-hydroxyglycine alpha-amidating lyase 2-like, whose translation is MRVEKRLRILIWCFLRTFNVTHHYQGEDGPLGEDVVLVLDPESGAVVRSWGAGHFLLPHGLTVDQRGNTWLTDVGLHQVFKFPPGGEEPELILGEPRVPGSDNTHFCKPTSVAVASSGDFFVADGYCNARVLRFAPDGVLKDKFGHPGRDGSPSSLYVPHGLALDESLDSLCVADRENRRVVCMRAGVQEPDVFGEHLRTLQDPYHGRVFDVAAFKGALVSVGGSEGESAAMGFTTDLRDGQLKDMWRPSRGFHNPHAVALSGDGTAIYVAEIGPNRVWKFVVDSNGVGTRAMY